From a single Desulfobulbaceae bacterium DB1 genomic region:
- a CDS encoding MerR family transcriptional regulator, which translates to MISDDKAIFTIGIAAKMLSVHPRTLRIYEKEGLIRPIRQGKWRYFTMDDIKWIECLRGMIHESGISIAAIKKLLQYTPCWNIADCPFEKRKQCTAFMASGLVPRKIEMHKHEKVSRVDGVA; encoded by the coding sequence ATGATATCTGACGACAAAGCAATCTTTACAATCGGGATAGCAGCCAAGATGTTAAGTGTTCATCCGAGAACCTTGCGAATTTATGAAAAAGAAGGGTTGATTCGGCCGATTCGTCAGGGAAAATGGCGTTACTTCACCATGGATGATATCAAATGGATTGAATGTCTGCGGGGAATGATTCACGAAAGCGGCATCAGCATCGCGGCCATCAAAAAACTTTTGCAGTACACCCCCTGCTGGAATATCGCGGATTGTCCCTTTGAAAAACGGAAACAGTGCACCGCGTTCATGGCAAGCGGGCTTGTACCGCGCAAGATCGAAATGCATAAGCACGAGAAAGTGAGCAGGGTTGATGGGGTTGCCTGA
- a CDS encoding polysulfide reductase NrfD codes for MSNGFSLAATAEPKVATPGINKVTLLFVLMAVAGVGAGLYGFYAGHHNVYNNTREMPWGILISSYAFFAITSTGLCLLAAISHIFGGNKLAPLANRMVWLSLITIIAGFTLIGLELESPWRMAIYNVTSPNMTSNIWWMGTLYGLAVGFMFVEFFLILTRQYKLAVTLGVLGALAEVAANTNLGAVFATLSARPYWYGAQLPVYFLACSFMSGAAAAILFTHYAYKMRNEQMNEATFTGVQSAAKVLTLMLFLVTVATTWRTITFYVGGTEAGREAASALLSGPLATNFWVFEVCIGLLFPLAILAMTKMKSLPAMSAAALMVLVGQFFSRYDLVVAGQLVPQYAGWDKLPNYFSYVPSVSEIMVTMAGLGVVGAAFILGERFFGRAFEHHGEH; via the coding sequence ATGTCAAACGGATTTTCACTAGCAGCAACAGCGGAACCAAAGGTAGCCACCCCGGGGATCAATAAAGTCACACTGCTTTTTGTGTTGATGGCCGTCGCCGGTGTGGGAGCGGGACTTTACGGGTTTTATGCGGGCCATCATAATGTGTACAATAATACCAGGGAGATGCCCTGGGGTATTCTGATCTCCTCGTATGCTTTTTTTGCCATTACCTCAACCGGTCTTTGTCTGCTGGCCGCAATCAGCCACATTTTCGGCGGCAACAAACTGGCACCCCTGGCCAACAGGATGGTCTGGCTGTCACTCATCACCATTATCGCCGGATTTACCTTGATCGGGCTTGAGCTGGAAAGTCCCTGGCGAATGGCGATCTATAATGTCACCTCTCCCAATATGACCTCCAATATCTGGTGGATGGGAACCCTGTACGGTTTGGCTGTCGGTTTCATGTTTGTTGAATTTTTCCTTATCCTTACCCGTCAATACAAACTTGCCGTTACCCTCGGGGTTCTGGGTGCGCTGGCTGAAGTAGCCGCCAACACCAATCTCGGCGCGGTATTTGCCACCCTGTCAGCTCGACCTTACTGGTATGGCGCTCAGCTGCCGGTTTATTTTCTGGCCTGTTCATTCATGTCCGGTGCCGCCGCAGCGATCCTGTTCACCCATTATGCATACAAGATGCGCAACGAGCAGATGAACGAAGCAACATTTACCGGCGTGCAGAGTGCTGCCAAGGTTCTTACCCTGATGCTCTTCCTGGTAACTGTCGCCACTACCTGGAGAACAATCACTTTCTACGTCGGTGGAACCGAAGCCGGCCGTGAAGCTGCCAGTGCACTGTTAAGCGGCCCCCTGGCAACCAACTTCTGGGTATTTGAGGTATGTATCGGCCTGCTTTTTCCTCTTGCTATTCTTGCCATGACGAAAATGAAAAGCCTGCCTGCAATGTCGGCAGCCGCTCTGATGGTGCTGGTCGGTCAGTTCTTCTCCCGTTACGACCTGGTTGTTGCCGGTCAGCTTGTTCCTCAATACGCCGGCTGGGACAAACTGCCCAACTACTTCAGCTACGTTCCTTCGGTCAGTGAGATTATGGTGACCATGGCCGGTCTCGGCGTCGTCGGTGCAGCTTTCATCCTTGGAGAAAGATTCTTCGGTCGTGCCTTCGAACATCACGGCGAGCATTAA